Proteins from a single region of Acidobacteriota bacterium:
- a CDS encoding AAA family ATPase, with translation MVSEVIVVDARDRAIEQMLSACGMRTTSISGGDLTSLAHPSAHQPDVVILDLRGGRPLPPAVSLLKRAHPGTGLLIVASSLESGLMLEAMRAGVTECVPEPLRQPDLEAAITRLVTAHQSVSTGLVFAFVGAKGGVGTTTTVVNVATALAAASPAQVLVIDLHLVYGDAAVFLGAEPRFSVVDALENMQRLDQAFFKSLVTRSKAGPDVLASSDRALAAPGAILGIRQLVEFAARMYRYTVLDVPRSDTAAIDALDAAAKVVIVANQEIPTVRNAARIAEALRLRYGKERVDIIVSRFDPHSEIGQDDVERALGGRLSATLPSDYRLARLALNKGRPLVMENQSKLSDAFRRLAESIADIERPEKTAPSGGFLRRLIGR, from the coding sequence GTGGTTTCTGAAGTCATTGTGGTCGACGCCAGGGATCGCGCGATTGAGCAGATGCTCAGCGCCTGCGGCATGCGAACGACCAGCATTTCCGGCGGGGATCTGACGTCGCTTGCGCATCCATCGGCGCATCAGCCAGATGTAGTCATTCTCGATCTCCGAGGCGGTCGGCCGCTGCCGCCAGCGGTGTCGCTGCTGAAACGGGCCCACCCCGGAACGGGCCTTTTGATCGTGGCCTCGTCGCTCGAGTCGGGACTGATGCTCGAAGCCATGCGGGCGGGAGTGACCGAGTGCGTCCCCGAACCACTCCGCCAGCCTGATCTGGAAGCCGCGATTACGAGACTCGTTACGGCGCACCAGTCGGTTTCCACCGGTCTCGTGTTCGCCTTCGTGGGCGCCAAGGGTGGCGTGGGCACGACGACCACGGTGGTCAATGTCGCGACGGCACTGGCCGCTGCCAGCCCCGCGCAGGTCCTGGTCATCGATCTCCACCTCGTTTACGGCGACGCGGCGGTCTTCCTCGGAGCCGAGCCTCGCTTCTCCGTCGTCGACGCCCTCGAGAACATGCAACGGCTCGATCAGGCGTTCTTCAAGAGCCTGGTCACGCGTAGTAAGGCGGGCCCAGATGTGCTCGCGTCCTCTGACCGCGCCCTGGCTGCCCCCGGGGCCATTCTGGGGATTCGCCAGCTTGTGGAGTTTGCCGCGCGGATGTACCGATACACGGTACTCGACGTCCCGCGGTCGGATACCGCGGCCATTGACGCCCTCGATGCGGCGGCGAAGGTGGTGATCGTCGCCAACCAGGAAATACCGACGGTCCGGAACGCCGCGAGAATCGCGGAGGCGCTGCGACTGCGATACGGCAAGGAACGGGTGGACATCATCGTCAGCCGGTTTGATCCCCACTCGGAGATTGGCCAGGACGACGTCGAGAGGGCTCTCGGCGGACGGTTGAGCGCCACGCTGCCGAGCGACTACCGACTCGCACGGCTCGCGCTCAATAAAGGACGTCCTCTGGTCATGGAGAACCAGAGCAAGTTGTCGGATGCCTTCCGCCGGTTGGCGGAGTCCATCGCGGATATCGAGAGACCGGAAAAGACCGCTCCGAGCGGTGGTTTCCTGCGAAGGTTAATCGGACGGTGA
- a CDS encoding type II secretion system F family protein — protein sequence MTTLPIITFVAVLAVMLSIYWVLAVRPETASQSAIQKRLKSAARPAHKQRLLFVKGRQFSDVPALNAVLRSSRAFSGRLQATLDRSGLKYTVGTLVLACACCGALVYLLLSRATGTVLASALLAGFAAFSPYLFVRWKAGQRMQRFEELFPEAIGLIIRALRAGHGFATGLSMVADELAEPVGPEFRLVYDLQNFGMPLEDALTSLAERIPLLDVRFFVTAVLTQRDAGGNLAEVLENISSVIRDRFKVKRQVRVVTAHARITGGVLAGMPPVVALVMFIIAPAHMKSLVTDPIGVRMVIGAIVLQVVGALAIRKIVDIEY from the coding sequence ATGACCACGTTACCTATCATTACGTTCGTCGCTGTCCTGGCCGTCATGCTGTCGATCTACTGGGTCCTTGCGGTGCGGCCCGAGACGGCGAGTCAAAGCGCGATCCAGAAGCGATTGAAGTCGGCGGCACGACCGGCTCACAAACAGCGGTTGCTCTTTGTAAAGGGGCGGCAGTTCAGCGACGTCCCGGCCCTCAACGCCGTGCTCAGAAGTTCCAGGGCGTTCTCCGGTCGATTGCAGGCCACGCTTGATCGCTCTGGGCTCAAGTACACCGTCGGGACTCTTGTTCTGGCGTGCGCTTGTTGCGGAGCCTTGGTCTACCTGCTTCTGAGCCGCGCGACCGGGACGGTCCTCGCGTCTGCGCTTCTGGCCGGGTTCGCCGCGTTCAGTCCGTATCTCTTCGTGCGATGGAAGGCGGGCCAGAGGATGCAGCGATTCGAGGAACTCTTTCCCGAAGCTATTGGCCTGATTATCAGAGCCTTGCGTGCAGGACATGGTTTCGCGACGGGTCTTTCGATGGTTGCGGACGAACTCGCCGAGCCCGTCGGGCCTGAGTTCAGGCTCGTGTACGACCTTCAGAACTTCGGCATGCCTTTGGAAGATGCGCTGACGAGTCTGGCAGAACGAATCCCGCTGCTGGATGTGCGCTTCTTCGTCACCGCGGTGTTGACGCAGCGCGATGCAGGTGGCAACCTCGCCGAGGTGCTGGAGAACATCAGTTCCGTCATTCGCGATCGTTTCAAGGTCAAGCGGCAGGTACGAGTCGTCACGGCCCACGCGCGCATCACGGGGGGCGTGCTCGCCGGCATGCCTCCGGTCGTGGCCTTGGTCATGTTCATCATCGCGCCCGCCCACATGAAATCTCTGGTGACCGATCCGATAGGTGTCCGCATGGTCATCGGCGCCATCGTTCTCCAAGTCGTCGGTGCCCTGGCCATCCGAAAAATCGTGGATATCGAATACTGA
- a CDS encoding CpaF family protein yields the protein MTNSPTPASPAGLAGSTQHPQYQEIKARVHQDLLSRLNLERLSTTRREEAEPEVRRLILGMLDVETKNVPLSRFERETLIVDVLNELFGLGPLEALLADSTISDILVNRYNQVYVEREGRLEETPIVFKDDRHLLQIIERIVSAVGRRVDESSPMVDARLADGSRVNVIIPPLALDGPVLSIRRFRTDRLGAQDMVERVTLTDPMLEFLKAAVTCRLNIIVSGGTGAGKTTFLNVLSGFVSDKERIVTVEDAAELVLRQRHVVRLETRPPNIEGKGMVKQRQLVINALRMRPDRIIIGEVRGEEALDMLQAMNTGHDGSLTTIHANSPRDALYRLDTMVAMANLNIPDKAIRQHVASAVDIVVQMTRLSDGTRKVTAISELTGMEGDVITMQDIFLFERTGLSPEGRVVGRFRATGIRPRCADRLKSSGINFPMTMFEHVQIVA from the coding sequence ATGACGAACTCGCCCACACCCGCGAGCCCGGCCGGTCTGGCTGGTTCGACGCAGCACCCGCAATACCAGGAAATCAAGGCTCGCGTTCACCAGGACCTCCTGAGCAGGCTGAATCTCGAGCGCCTGTCCACTACTCGCCGGGAGGAGGCGGAGCCCGAGGTCAGACGGCTGATTCTGGGCATGCTCGACGTCGAGACGAAGAACGTCCCGCTCAGCCGATTCGAACGCGAGACGCTGATTGTTGATGTCCTGAACGAGTTGTTCGGTCTCGGCCCGCTCGAAGCGCTCCTCGCGGATTCCACGATCTCGGACATCCTGGTCAATCGATACAACCAGGTCTACGTCGAGCGCGAGGGGCGTCTCGAGGAAACGCCGATCGTCTTCAAGGACGACCGCCATCTCCTCCAGATCATCGAGCGCATCGTCAGCGCCGTCGGCCGCCGCGTAGACGAGTCGAGCCCGATGGTCGATGCGCGGCTGGCGGACGGTTCCCGCGTCAACGTGATCATTCCGCCGCTTGCGCTTGACGGTCCTGTTCTATCGATCAGGCGGTTTCGCACCGATAGACTCGGTGCGCAGGACATGGTGGAACGGGTCACGCTGACGGATCCGATGCTCGAGTTTCTCAAGGCGGCGGTCACGTGCCGCCTGAACATTATTGTCTCCGGCGGTACCGGCGCCGGGAAAACAACGTTCCTGAATGTGCTCTCCGGCTTTGTGTCCGACAAGGAGCGCATCGTCACCGTCGAGGACGCGGCGGAGCTCGTTCTACGCCAGCGCCACGTGGTTCGCCTCGAAACGCGCCCGCCGAATATTGAGGGCAAGGGGATGGTGAAGCAGCGGCAGTTGGTGATCAACGCCCTCCGGATGCGTCCGGACCGCATCATCATCGGCGAGGTGCGCGGAGAGGAAGCGCTCGACATGCTTCAGGCCATGAACACCGGCCACGACGGAAGCCTGACGACGATCCATGCCAACAGCCCGAGAGATGCGCTGTACCGCCTCGACACCATGGTGGCGATGGCGAACCTGAACATCCCAGACAAGGCGATCCGGCAACACGTGGCCTCCGCCGTCGACATCGTCGTGCAGATGACGCGGCTCTCCGATGGCACCCGCAAAGTGACCGCGATTTCCGAACTCACCGGAATGGAAGGGGACGTAATCACGATGCAGGACATCTTCCTCTTCGAGAGAACAGGATTGTCTCCGGAGGGGCGAGTCGTCGGACGGTTCCGTGCCACTGGCATCCGGCCCAGGTGCGCGGATCGCCTCAAGTCGTCAGGCATCAACTTCCCCATGACCATGTTCGAGCACGTGCAGATCGTGGCGTGA
- a CDS encoding type II secretion system F family protein, whose product MPSDLVLAAVLVFAAVALAAAALGFAVLKRMAPARRRLDGLPAMGNTVIVAREAPLADGTDAAVQQFARFIPRSPGEMTRIRKRLARAGHHGVAPVVIYSIAELLGPLLAGVLMVAAIGMTRTGLFFAVLAAIVAYMLPGLVVQRLSTLRKKQIQNGLPDALDLLIVCVEAGSSLDQSVVKASEELHLSYPALAEELRYVNTEIRAGKPRIEAFKNFAERTKVDDVRALVAMMVQTDRFGTSIAQSLRTFADAARTKRRQNAEERAGKLGVKLVFPLVFCLFPALYVVLLGPGAIKIFRVLIQQVGNR is encoded by the coding sequence ATGCCAAGTGACCTGGTCCTCGCCGCCGTTCTCGTCTTTGCCGCCGTCGCGCTGGCAGCCGCTGCCTTGGGGTTCGCTGTGCTCAAGCGCATGGCGCCCGCACGCCGGCGTTTGGATGGACTGCCTGCGATGGGCAACACAGTGATCGTGGCGCGGGAGGCACCCCTCGCAGACGGCACCGACGCCGCGGTGCAACAATTCGCGCGATTCATCCCTCGGTCGCCCGGGGAGATGACTCGGATCCGCAAACGGCTGGCCCGAGCCGGGCATCACGGCGTTGCGCCGGTGGTGATCTATTCGATCGCGGAACTTCTGGGGCCACTGTTGGCTGGAGTCCTGATGGTGGCGGCCATCGGCATGACTAGAACCGGCCTATTCTTTGCTGTTCTGGCCGCGATCGTCGCGTACATGCTGCCCGGCCTGGTGGTCCAGCGCCTCAGCACACTGCGCAAGAAGCAGATTCAGAATGGGCTGCCGGATGCGCTCGATTTGCTGATTGTCTGCGTCGAAGCGGGCTCGTCGCTCGATCAGTCTGTCGTGAAGGCCAGCGAGGAACTGCATCTGTCCTATCCCGCACTTGCCGAAGAATTGCGCTATGTGAATACAGAAATCCGGGCCGGTAAGCCACGCATCGAGGCGTTCAAGAACTTCGCCGAGCGGACGAAAGTGGACGACGTGCGTGCGCTGGTGGCGATGATGGTGCAGACCGATCGGTTCGGCACAAGCATCGCCCAGTCGCTGCGAACGTTCGCGGACGCGGCGAGGACAAAACGGAGGCAGAACGCCGAGGAACGGGCCGGGAAACTGGGAGTCAAACTGGTATTTCCCCTCGTGTTCTGTTTGTTTCCCGCGCTCTACGTGGTGCTGCTGGGCCCTGGTGCGATTAAGATCTTTCGCGTGCTGATCCAGCAGGTTGGCAATCGTTGA